The following is a genomic window from Solanum stenotomum isolate F172 chromosome 4, ASM1918654v1, whole genome shotgun sequence.
AATGTAACCCCTGCCACATGGGAATTTGTCAAAAATGTCTCTAAGCGTATGTTCAGCCAACCACTATCCATGTATGTTGTGAGTATGTTGTGATTTGACTTGTGTGTAAGATGCTCAGATCATTTTACTGTCTTATGCAGATCTGTCTTCGAATCCAAGGGTTCTATTGACTCATATTCCATTGTATCGACCAGATCAAACTGCGTGCGGTTCATATCGCTCATCATCAATTATTAATCAGgtaaaatttaactttttcttaaacttgtcaaagttgttttagttttttctattttatagaGGAAAGATTCCTCCCCTGAAAGTCGCCATTCATGTACTATTCCTCTCCAGTAAAAGAGCACTTGAGTTCAAGAACCTAAACAATAGGGATTATGATCTTTAAAAGTTCTTCTTCATTTTGCTTGTTGCTATTGTGAGGAGAAAAATGTGGCTTTTCTTGTAATATGGTTAATTAATAGGTCTATCATATATTCTGTTTTGATAAACATATCTTTGGTATCATGTAGAGTCCCGAGAGAAAGAGTTTATAATGAAAAGTTACATATTTCGTCATTTATTTCAGAGAATCAACCGTGCTGCTCAGGATAATGAAATATTGTAAGCTCTTACTCTCACTTTTAGTGGCTTATTACGGATTTACCGTGTCTGTACGCATGGATGTTTATGTCAGACTTGGTCACAATTCCATTCACAGATATCAAAACTATATTACTGAGAAAGGAACAAATGACCTGCTTGACTCTATCAAACCTGTAAGTATTTCCTTCCATTTTATGATGTCCGCATGGCCCAATGatcttctatatatattttcagtAGTAATTCTAGATACCATTGCATGTAATGTAGGCTTATCCAAAACATAGTAGCAATATAAAGGGAAGAAATTTCTACACAATATTAACTGAAATGAATGATTTTTGGGTTGCATTATTTTGAGTTTCTGTAGGCACTGATTCTTTCCGGGCATGACCATGATCAGTGTACAGTAAACCACAAATCCAAATATGGCTCCGTAAAAGAGGTATCATACCTTGTTTAACTGAAAAAGTTTGTATTGATTGGATGGTGTTTGATTGATAGTGTTGTGCAGCATACTCTAGGGACTATAAGCTGGCAGCAGGGAAATTTGTTTCCATCTTACATGCTATTATCTGCAAGTAATCTTATCTTACCGAACGGATCAATGCCAGAGGAGGCAATTTCCACCAAAGTGTGCTTTCTCCCTGTGCAGTTATACATTTATATATGGTAATTCAGTATATTGAGATGAAAACAAAACATTTGTCTTAATAAGCCGTGTTTCTTGTAATCTTAAAGTTTGTTTGTGGATGTTTCAGGTATATTTTGCTGTTTGTCATGACCCTTCTTATTGCCGTCCTTTGGCCCACGAATGGGGTGCTCTTTCCACACTATCTTGATGGATTTCTGAGGAATGTAAGAGGTCTAATTAGCTTTTCAGGAGGTGGGAAAAAACTGAAAAGTGAAGATGAGATATATGAATATGAGGAGATATGGGATGCAGAAGGATCGATGCACCTCATAAAGAAAACCTTTAACGTGTCTTCTACATGCTCTAGCGACAGTGCTTCAGTAGAACGGTAAGTCTCATCAAAGAGAACCAGTCATTGCATGAACTGCAGCGAGTAATATACAGAAATAGTACCCCTAAATTTGGCATATTTTTATAACTCTGTTATTAGCTAACTGAATTATTTTTAGTTGAATCCTCGACTAGCATCTATACTGGATTTGTACCCgtaaatcttaaaatttagatcatgaaggatccGAGATATGCACCCTTATCAGACACTCACACTCGAGTCCGATTTGTTCAAGATAAGCAAGCATGCTATCCATGCTATCATCACTTCAGTTCAATGGTTCTCATTCTTTAGTAATCTATTGGGTGCCTCCTTGTATTTTAGACTATTTGATGCTCAAGTTACATCGATGCATTTTTCTCGAATGCAGGGGTAATGCTATCATGCGGTCAGTTGCCAGAAAACAAGAGGCAGATACCTCAAATCCCGCTGATGTGACTTTACATATAGGATCAGATGCCGCAGTAAAAGCACTGCCTCGGACAAACAAATCAAAGACAAAGATGGTAATTAGGAGATTGGTGAGGACATTGAGTATAATTACTATTGTTGCAGCTTTTAACATCCCTCTATATATGATGCTTCTTTTCAAAGATTGGATTGATAAATGATCTACTATGCAAATATGCCAGTGATGCTGGCTTCGATTAGGTACTTCCCAATTAGGATACATAGAGACGAGACGTAAAAATGAGCAGGCGTTAGCATCTCTCCCTTCTTTCACATGTTTGCGATATTCAGTTGCTCTGTCGTTGTAAAAtgtattgaaattgttgttgttttgacaTATCCTGTGAACAGAAGATCTGTAGTTtcttttacataaacataacgAGGTGCCACTTTTTTTTGTTCAGTAAGAATTGGATgcttttatgtatttatattaactATCTTTATTCTTGTGCACAtagtatttgtatatatttttgtgtgttattttTATTAGTCTAAAGTTGTCACTAGTTGCTCATCAAATTTAACTAATGATGAATCACCAAATTATATAGAATTAGTTTCAGTGTTTTTTACGTTTACTAATAAGGTGTATTCTTTCTGTTTCAATAAGAATGCCCTTTTTTAAAgtaactttttaatttcaa
Proteins encoded in this region:
- the LOC125861814 gene encoding uncharacterized protein C630.12, whose product is MLKLAVSLSLIWALTLLYGEMFSFWVPFLSCSWPHPPSSSSMTDGVDHQRDYVKIAVLTDPQLMDRTSLHLAPKSFALEAAQFYTDLYMRRAFLSSILPSKPDIILFLGDYFDGGPFLSDEEWQESLSRFKHIFDIDMLEQTTNIKLYYLAGNHDIGYAAFHSRMPEVIKRYEKAFGARNYQFTAGKVDFITIDAQTLDGHPQNNVTPATWEFVKNVSKHLSSNPRVLLTHIPLYRPDQTACGSYRSSSIINQRINRAAQDNEILYQNYITEKGTNDLLDSIKPALILSGHDHDQCTVNHKSKYGSVKEHTLGTISWQQGNLFPSYMLLSASNLILPNGSMPEEAISTKVCFLPVQLYIYIWYILLFVMTLLIAVLWPTNGVLFPHYLDGFLRNVRGLISFSGGGKKLKSEDEIYEYEEIWDAEGSMHLIKKTFNVSSTCSSDSASVERGNAIMRSVARKQEADTSNPADVTLHIGSDAAVKALPRTNKSKTKMVIRRLVRTLSIITIVAAFNIPLYMMLLFKDWIDK